The nucleotide window TTGCCTGCTAATACCATTGGAATCAACCCACTCAATTAGACCTTTATAGACAGTTGGATAGTTTTTCTTTGTTAGCTCATATAGGTTTTTAGCTTCTTGAATCAATTGATTATTTTGTCCCCCTTGGGATTGAGTAGGGACTTTAATCACTAAATCTTTATGTTCTGGAATTTTATAAACTGTCCCAAATCCTCCCTCATCAATTTTCTGGTCAGACAGTATATTTTCACTTGATAATTCTTCTCGAATCGAGCTAAGAGTAGTATTATCTTTTGGATTTGGTACGTAAAAATTTTGTCCTTCTAGAGGGTTATTTGAGCTGCTTTCCATTCTATTAGGGCTAAGTAGATCCCTAAGCAACTTGCCTTCTTCCCCAGCACTGAATATAGCCGTAGCTGCACCATGAGACTGCAAAATTGCCCCTGTGGCGATCGCTACTACCCCACCAGGGCAGCCTATTCCAGTAATACATAAACCTCCACCCCCAACTTCTGCAATACTCCCTGTCAAGAACTCTGCTATTCCTTGGACAATTGCTGCTCCACCTCCAAGCGTGCGTCCCAACTTAAAAGCTGCTGAGTTTGGCAGAGTTCGCTCCCATAAAACTTCTTCTTTTTGAGTCAGCTGCAAAGGCTTTAATAACGCTCTGATAGAGCCACCATTGTCATACAGAAACTGGTACATAGTTCCTAAGACAAATTCAGCTAATGGTTGGACTGCGTGCCACAATTGCTTGATAAAACCTTCTAATTGCTGCTGTTTATCTGTTGAAGGTTAATTTGAGACGGCCAAAGGTCTTGGTGGTTATCAGGGTGAACGGTAGGGTTATTTGCTACTTGGATGCTACTGGTGTCGGGCTGTATTTCTTGAGATTTATCCAAACCCTTGGAATAATAATCAGGGCTGAGACTTCAGATAAGAGTGAAGCAGAACCTTGAGCAATGATAAGCGAGCTGTTGCCAGTGTAAAACCCTATAATTTTTGCTGTTGATTGCTACTGAGCCTGTAGCTTGGAATACACCAGGCTTGCACATAAACATCTCCCCCTGCACCATTCCCGTTTGAATTTAAAAATCCTGTATTTACTGCCCCTTGGTGCTAGTCAGATAAATACCTCCACCATGTGACAGGATATTATGGGTAGCAATATTCTCAGTAGCTTCAATGTTTATAAAGTCACCTTCTGTAGTCAGATCCCCAGTAGCAGTAATAATCCTGCTTGCTAATCAGGTTGACTGCTCCATTATTTGAGTGATGCTACGGGTTGCTACATCACCGCTTGCTTCAATATCTACAAAGCCACTGCTAGTAGCGATATCACCCCTAGCAGTAATAGAACCAGTAGTGCTACTAAGGTTAACTGCTCCACCATGCGACAGGATGTTGCTAGTTGCCACATTACCGCCTGCTTCAATATCTACATCCTTGGTAGCGATGATATCACCAGAGGTAGTAACAGTACCCAGGCTGGTGATTAAGTTGACTGCTCCATTATTTGAGGTGATGCTATGGGTTGCCACATCACCACCTGCTGCAATATCTACACTGCCACCATCGGTATTAATGTCGCCAGTAGTAGTAACAGCACCACTATGACTACTTAGGGTAACTGTTCCATTCTGCGAGTGGATGTTATTAGTGGTGATGTTCTGGGTTGCTAATATTGCTACACCTCCACTGGTGGAAGTAATGTCACCATTCATAACAGCACCTTGAGTGCTAATTAAGCTGACTGCTCCACTATTTGAACTGAGATTGCTAGTTGTGATGTCCTGTTTGGCTAGAGCAGTTACACCATTATCAGCAGTAATTTCACTACTTGCAGTAATCGCACCATTACTGCTGGTGAGACTAATTCCACCATTTTGGGCGATGATTTTCTGAACAGCGATATCTTTAAGAGCAGTAATATTTAAATCACCGCCATTGGTTTCAATATCGCTCTGTGTAGTGACACCGCCATCACTCAAAATGTCCACTTGTTTCGCGGCAATACTACCAATTGTGACATCACCGCTGGGATTATTTCCGCCTTCAGTACCCTGATTCAGAGAAACGCTCACCTACCCGTACCAGCATTCAGTGTAGTTCCTAGAGCCATAGTAATCACTGCTGCACCAGGGTCACGTTCCGCCGCTACCGCATCAGAATCATTAGCCTTAAGCGTCAGAATCGCCGTTATCCGTAGTGATGTTAGCATTGACATTGATGCTGCGACCGGCTTCCAGGGTCAGGCTGCCACCGCTTCCGACTGCACTAGTCGTAATTGCTTTATTAACCGTGATGTCATTGTTAGCTTGCAGCACCACGGCTGTCCCCGCATTTGTAATTTGGTAATTTGCGTGGGCGAGATCGTTGTTGTCACATCCGGATTTTGGGGCAAAGGTATCATTAGCACTGAGCGGTGTGGGTGCAGACGCATACTCAAGAATATTGACCAGCAAATTGTTTGCACTTGGTTGCGGCGTGTGCCAGTTGGTTAGTGGTCATTCCACCAAATAAAGCAAGCCCTTGTCCTACAGGCTCTTCTCCTAGTACGATGCCGCCACCCTGGACAACGTTCTGGACAACATTATGGACAACAATTTGGTCTCCACCATAGCCGCCACCCTGGACAACAATCTGGTCTCCACCATAGCCGCCACCCTGGACAACAATCTGGTCTCCACCATAGCCGCCACCTGGGTTTCCGCCTGGGTTTCCGCCTGGGTTTCCACCTGGGTTTCCACCGCCGCCAGAGTTACGCAAAAGGATAGGGGTAATGCCTCCGCCAGAAACAGTGGCGTGACTGAAGTAATCCCCGCTAAAACTGGTAGCGGTAGGCAGTAGACCGTTAAAGATGGGATGAGATGGCTCGGCAGCAACTACATCCCTGGCAAATCACTAGAACCATCATAATTAAGCGTTACTCCAAAGCCCAATGAGAAGCTACCCCCTACGTTAGGAGCGGCCATTAATGAACAGATGTCCGCCTTGCTTGACCCAGGCATCTATGCTGGCCGAGTTAGTTGCTAGATATTACTTAGATTGACGGCTTGGCTGTCTCCACCATCCAGAAAGATAAATTTGTAATCATTGCCTGTGCCAGTGGCGAAAGGAGTTGCTCCAGCACTGGAGAGGCTCAGATTATCCCAATTACCAGCGCCAAATGCTGCATTCATAGCATTCTGGTCACTGGCAGTTGCAGAACTACCCCAATATTGGAAAGGACCGCTGATATAAGCGGCACGTCCTTGTGAATCGTCAATGATAATATTTTTGGGGTCTAACAGTAAAGTTCCGGCTAACCCATTAACAGCATTGCATAAACCATCCCTTGAAAATCGAGCAGTTGTTTTCCTGAAACTTCGACCATCCCTCCATTGCCGGATTTGCTTCCACCACGGGCACTAATGTTGCCCAAGAAGCGGGTGTATTGTCAGACCAAACAACTACCTTACCACCATTTACCACTGTTCACTGCGTCGGCGTTAACTTTTGCACCATTGCTGACAAACGTGCTTTGAGCCTGAGGCACTGTCCCTTTGCCCTGGTAATCACCACCAATAAGAGCAGTCCCACCTCCAGCATTACCTGATACATTAATTTGAGCTTGGTCAAGCAAGGCAACCGTGTTTCCCAATACTTGTACGGTTCCGCCCTTGTGCCCATTAGCCAGACTTGAGGCATCTAATGTCCCTGAAACCGCGACCAATCCTTCAGTGCTAGTGAGGCTGATGTCGCCGCCGCTAGTAGTGATGTTACCTTTACTAGTAACAGACCCCTGATAGCTGGTTAGGTTAATTGCCCCACCATTCGAGAGGATATTGCCAGATGTAATACTGCCTTCTGTCTGAACGTTAAGTTCTGAACCAATGTAATCACCAAATTGAAGATTATTGGATGCTGAGATTTGGACTTTCGTGGTTCCATCAGTACCAGTGAAAATAATTTGCTCACCAAGGTTAGTTTGAAATACTTCACCTTCACCATCGCCAGTCAGAGAAAAGTTTCTGGATTTCCATTAGCATCTTGTAGAGTTAACTGGAAATTTTGATGATTATCGAAATTACCAAACTTCCCTTTAATACTGAACTAGGATTTAAAAGAGAATCGTTACTATTAATTCCAACTAGGGACAGATTTTTCCCACTTCCAGTCAGTGGATCTAAACCAGTTGTCGGATTGTTTGGAAGTGATTGAGATGCCAGAGATGTCGAAAAAACTGATTGATTAAATAACGGTAAACTATCAGAGATAGTACTAACAGAATTACTGTAGTTAGTAAGAGTTTCCTGATTAGTGTCAATCAGACCAGAAGCACTACTTGTTGGAGATGTTTTTTGCAACCCTATTAATGACGAATTATACTCTCTTCCACTGCTGAAAGATGTGACTGTCAGAGAAGATGGTAATAGCCCTCCTTGAGATGAAGAAGCATCAGTGGGGATAATCATATCAGTACTTGACATAAGTTGTATCTTTTTAATGATGAATTATTGTGACGAAAAACTGAGCCGTATAATTATCTATTGAGAGTTTGTTATGATGAAATCAAAATCTTAATTTCTCTGAGGATTCATTACAAAAGATACTTAACTATTAGTGAAACATCAAAAAATAGCTTAAAAAGACAAGCTAGAATATTGAAATTGCTAAATCAGCCTAAAAATTCCCAAAAATCCTGCCAATTTGAATTTTAATCAAGGATTTCAGATTTGGGGCAGATTGATTTAGCATAAAGAGTACTGAATAGCCATTTGATTAATTAAGAATTGAATAAATGCTTGCTCTCAGAAAACAAATATCTTTGATGAAGATAGTCCAGGTAAGAAATGATTTCGGAATTCTCAAGTTTTAAGGATTGGAACGAACTCAACACTTCTAGATATTCATCAAACCTCGAATCTTTGAATAATGCAGGTACTTGAGTTGAAGATAAGATAATATTTGCGTTTCAGTCTACCGAAGCTTTACGGAAATTATTACTGGTTGTTTTTTAGGTAAAATTCTGGCTTGACAAGTGAATTTATAGTTAGATTAAAGTTTTTATATGTTTTAGATGTTTTTTCGGAAAAGAATTTACAAGATTTATCTAGCTGGCATTGACTGATTTATTTCTGACTGTGGAGCAGAAACTTGGTTAAGCATTCCAGCAGTCCGAAGTTTGTCCAGTACGTAAAGCACTGCCAATTGCTGTTCTACAAACAACGGGGCAGACAACGGAATTGCATCAATTGAGGCTTGCAGTAAAGATGTACTTTGACTGCCAGTGTGCCCCAGTTGACGAGGGGAAGAATCAGAAGTTTCAGGATGAGCAAGTCCTACCCATCTTGTGAGTTCGGCTGCAACATTTTTTGCCTCACCTCCAGGCTGTTGAACGATTTGCTTCCAAAACATCCGCACAATTTGACGAGCATGATCTTCTAAAGTGCAAGCTTGCTCAGATTTGTATAAGGCGCTGACTATCCTGGCTTGGGCTAAGTTGAGCGGTATTCCTAGCTCTTTTTGAGAGTGCTGAAGAAAAAAAGCTTCTTCTCCGTGTCGCTCAAGTGTAACTGGTGCGAGTTTCCACAAATCCCAACTTTGCTTGAGCAGAAACCAATGTTGTTCTGTAATCTCACCTAGTGGCTGCATTGTGGCATGGTATTGAAAGCGTAAAAACATTTGCTTGAGTCTCTCGACTCTCAGAACATAAGAGTCGGACAAAATTATCTGACTGGAGGAGAAATGATTGTAGAGTACGGTAGAATTTTGAACGTGAAGAAAACGAAACCCCACCATTGCTGCTAGAGTTAAATACTCCCGGTCTGCATCCAATTGAGTCTGTGGATCATTCCACACTTGTAACTCTTGCAAGCGCACTGCTGTAGAGCGACGAATTAGGAAGGCATGAAGAGGTTGCCAGTTATGCATTAGTCTCTGCATTCTTTCATCGTCATTCTGCTGGAATGCAAAAGCAATTCTTAATTGACACTGCTCGTTTTGATAAAAGCACCATTGCCAATCACCATAGGCAATGTCAAACTGACGATTTTGTTCTAATGCTGCTACTTGCAAGGCAATTTTTTCTTTTGTCAATTCATCTGAACCATCCAGCCATTGGATATAGTCACCAGTAGCTAAAGCTAATCCCTGATTGTAAGCAGAACTTGCTCCTGGTTGCTGGCATTGAGTTAAGATTACACGTCCTTTAGTTGTGCTGGCAAATTGGCGACTAATTTCGCTCAAGTCCTCGGTTGAGTCGTGTTCAACAATAATAATTTCCAGATTCTGATAAATTTGTTGTTGGCAACTGTGTAGGCAGGCAGCAAATCTCCTGGCGTTATCACTAGAGATAATAATGGAAACTAGGGAGGCAGTGATGGACTGGCTCTGATTTTGATTGAAAGCGGGGAAAATGTATGACTTGAATTGTTCTACAGTTGTACGAAAATGAGTTTCAATGGTTGGTCGCAAATCGCTGTAGCAGGCGTTGGCGGGGCGACGATAAAATTCTTCTAGGACTTGAAGCCCATTTGCTAACCATCCAGTACAGTTAGATTGAGTAACGATGCTGTCAGGCAACCAGCGTTTGCGAACTAAATACTTGGGAATATGTACTGGAGACCCGTGTGCAAACAGTCTCAAGTAAAACTCCCAGTCATGACAGCCTTTCAACTGTTCGTTTAATAAACCAACTGTTTGGAAGACTGATTTGGGTACGACGACTTGAGAGAGTGTGTGAATGAAGCATCGCCAAAGCATCGAAAAAATTAGGTCGTCTGGATGGCTTGGACTGAGGCTCATTTGGTCGCCCTTGTGGTCAACGCTAGTAATGGCGATATAGTTGCAGTAGCTGAGGACAGCAGTGGGTGTTTGTTTGAGAGTGTCAATTTGATGTTGCAAGTAGTCTGGTAGCCATTGGTCGTCGCTATCGAGAAAGGCGATAAATTGTCCCAGCGCGTTTTTGATGCCCAAATTTCTAGCGGCAGCAGCACCAGTATTAGTGGGTATTTGTAACAGTTTGACCTGTGGATAATGGGTTTGAATCCAATCCGCAGTCCCATCAGTGGAGCCGTCATCAACTACGATTATTTCGTAGTCAGTATAGGTTTGACAACAGACGCTATCGAGAGCGTATTTAAGATAATGTTTCCGATTGTAAGTTGGAATGATAATCGAAACAGTGGTTGGTGAATTTAAAATTTGCTGAGGGGAGTTAGAAGTGTTTTGAGAGCGGTGTTTAGATTTAATAGTAAAATGAGCGACGACTTGCATAGATAGCTCATATTGGCTGTCTAACCCCCGCCTTTTGAGTGCGTTATTGATTGCTTTTTGAGACCAGCGAATCGGTTCAAACTGTTGGTTAGTCAAGTTACCAGAGTGACGACGATAATAGTAGAGAGGCTGGGCGATATGGTAAAATTCAGTGACTTCAGAGAGTTTTAGACACAAATCATACTCTTCAGCATAAGTAAAGTTCGGATCAATACCTCCCACTTGCTCGTAAACGGTGCGGCGTATTAGGCGGAAATGGAAGATCATAAAGTCAACAAGTAGCCGTTCTTTGGAATAGGGGATTTGGCAACGCTGCCCGATTCCATACAGGTTCCCCTGTTCGTCCATTAGTTGATAGTCTGTGTAAACAAGTCCTACCAAGGGGTGGTTATTCAGAATGGAAATTGTCTGTTCTAAGGCGGTTGGAGCTAGAATATCGTCACTGTCTACCCAACCGATATAATCTCCAGTAGTTGCAGCAACAGCCCCGTGGATAGCAGGGCGATACCAGTATGTTTGGCGGCTATGACTCGGATGCGTTGATCTTGCTGGGCATACTCGATGCGATTTCAACGGAACGATCTGTAGAGCCATCGTCCCAGATTAACAATTCTAAGTCAGACCAAGTTTGAGCTAGGACACTTTTTATTGCCGCAGCAAGGTAGTTTTCTCGATTGTAAACTGTGATGACGATAGAAACAGATTTTTTCATCAGTTAACGCCCAATTAGTAAATTCAGCTATGCTTTATAAGTTCAGGTAATATAATGAGTTTTTGACAGGTGTGCTGCTCAGAACTTTGACTAATAATTTTTCTGCTGATCATGATTTTCTGCTTAAGCATTAACACTTGCCGCCACGAAGTCTACGGAAATATTTGTCAACTTTAATTCCAGCAACTCCGTAATCTCTACTATTGAGTAGGCATTGCTCAATCTTGGTACTATTTTGACGCTGTTAATTACTTACCTCACTTCCCGCCAGTGGCAAACTGATTGCGCTATGCCGCCAAAATAGCGATCGCACGGCACCTTTACCAAAACCTCTCCGTACTACCTGCCCCACTGTTAAGCATTAATATATTCAAAAGGTCTACAGTGTCAATACTTCCAAGATTTCAGAACTCGTGGCTCGGAGTCGGCGCAGCGGAGTGGCTCTTGCGGGCTTGCACGATCTAGTTGGCCCAACCAGTAATCTTTCTGCCCGTAAGAGCCACCGACTCCGAGAGCGTAGCGGTCACGAGTTCGTCGGCGATGGCGCGAGATCATCGACTAAAACCTCGCCCCCGTTGCTTTTGCTCCAGCATCTCTTGCTGCTGCTGCCGCTCTCTAACAAAAACCTCATTCCAACTAAGCCCCTTGGGTGCAATTCTTTTAGCCTGGGGTAGCATTTCCTGAACAACCTGGGCAGCTTCATTACCAAGATCATCATTATTAAATGCCAGTCCAATTCTGCTGATATTTCTGAGGAGTTCAAAAGGCAAGTTATCCTGGTCATCCACTGCCATGTACATTGTTCTAACTGGTGGTTGCCCCTTGTGTGCATTCCTATCAATCTCTGCCATTGTCAGCGCATCAATGGGGGAAGAACACAGGTATACTCTCTCAATTTTATCGTCAGGCTCTCCACCCAATTTGAAATGAAACCACCCAGGAGAGCGATCGCCTCCGGCGGGGCGTAGCCCATCGCTGTTTTCGGGGTACTCCGTACAACGATTGTCAATCCGTGCGGTATCCCAAACCAGTGCGCCTGACTTAGAACCATCTAAACCCCGCTTGATAAACACAACCTGAGCCTGTTGATCTATATAACCCAACCCCTGCCGTTGTAATGGTTGCACAAGAAAATTAGTTATAGCGCGTTTTTGAGTCAGGTAATACTGTAGTACTTGCCTTTTGCTTTCATCCTCTGGTGGAGGTACAAACTGGGGTTGTTCTTGTAAGTGTGCCAGTTGATTGTTAGCGATTAAAACTAATGCTTTAGCTTCATCAATAGTCCATCCGGCTGGACTGGCAAAGATAATTTCTTCAACATCTTGGGCTGGTTTATCATCTAATAGCGCCCTGATTGCAATTTCTTTATCTCGGTCAGTCACTAATAAGTTTTGCAAGTCGGCGCTGTAATACTCATATAACTCGGCTGTTTGATTCGGGGTTAGCTTTGGTTCATCTGTGGTTATAGTTGGAGTTTGATTAAGAGCAATTGCGTCTACTGGTTTTTGCGATCTATGGAGTTGCTCCAAATAAACAATCGCTGCTTCCAGGTCGTCGAATATGGTTCTTCCGGCTGATAGCTGCTGCTGATTTTGAGAAAGTTGTTGTGTTAATTCTAATACTGTTTCAGTTAAGGCCGATTCAACAGTCGATTGCTCAATATAATCAGAAATTGATGAAATGGCTCTCTTCTCTAGATATGATTGTAACTCATTCGCAAGTACTGCATCCAGGTCATTGAATGTAGTTTTAGCTGTAATGAGTTCCTCTTTGTATTGAGAAAGTTGTTGCGTTAATTCTAATACTGTTTGGGTTAATGCTGATTCAACAGCCGATTGCTCAATATAATCAGAAATCGATGAAATAGCTCTTTTCTCTAGATATGATTGTAACTCATTCGCAAGTACTGCATCCAGGTCATTGAATGTAGTTTTAGCTGTAATGAGTTCCTCTTTGTATTGAGAAAGTTGTTGCGTTAATTCTAATACTGTTTCAGTTAAGGCAGATTCAACAGTCGATTGCTCAACGTAATCAGAGATTGATAAGATAGCTATCTTCTCTGCATGAGATTGTAACTCAGCCGTCAATGCTGTTTCAAAGTCATTGAATGTAGTTTTCGCTTCAAGTAGCTGCTGATGATATTGAGAAACTTGCTGTGTTAATCCTAATACTGCTTGGCTTAAAGCTGACTCGATAGCTGATTGCTCAATATAATCAAAGACTTGAGGGGAGACAAAATATCCTGAAATAGATATAGGGCAACGAGTGTAGCAATTTGTGGTAAAACAAAAAGAGCCTTCATTCGCAACAAGCTCTATTTAATGATAATGTTACCAGAATTCTACGAGACAAACCTCAAGCGAGAATTGGGACGTGCAGAATATTTATTACTAAAAATTCTAATTAATTTATTACAATCAATAAAAACTGTAAGCCTTGAAGCATTGGCTACTGGTTTACCTATCCCCATATTATTTGAAAGTAGAAGAAAGAAAATCCAACGATTCTTATCTTTAAATTATATAAATGTTGAAGAGATATGGTTCCCAATTATTAAAAGTTGGCTAGAAATATATTTTCCTTTAAATCAAGTTGTTTATTTAGTAATAGACAGGACTAATTGGGGATGTATTAATTTATTAATGATCAGCGTAGTTTGGGATAAGAGGTCTATCCCAATATATTTTGAGTTGTTAGGCAAGTTAGGTTCGAGTAATTTTGATGAGCAAGAAGCAGTATTCAAAAAAGCATTACCGATTTTCAAGAATTATAAAACTGTAGTGTTAGGAGACCGAGAATTTTGTTCAATAAAGCTGGCTAACTGGTTGACAGAGCAGAAAGTATATTTCTGTTTACGCTTAAAAAAGGATGCATTTATAGAAATAGAACCGGAAATTTGGCTGCAATTAAGAGATTTAGGTTTAGCACCTGGACTTTCTTTCTTTTATCAAGGTATTAAATATACAAAATCTACAGGATTTATTACCTTTAATCTTGCAGGTAAATGGAAACGTAAACGCTTTGGAGTTGCGCCGGAAGAGGCTTGGTTTATCTTAACTAATTTAGATGATTTAGATTCGGCGATTATTGCTTATAAACAGCGTTTTGATATTGAAGAGATGTTTAGAGATTTTAAAAGCGGTGGTTATAACTTGGAAGATACTAATGTATCAGGTCAAAGGCTAATTTCCCTAATATTATTAATCTCGCTCGCCTATACAAGTGCAACTATATCTGGTCAAAAAATTAAACGCATGGGTGTTCAAAAATATGTTGGACGAATTAAAGAATCTTTAAGGACAATTCGCCGTCATAGCAGTTTTTATATTGGATTATATGGGTCTAACTGGGTCAATTTCATGGAAAATTCTTATGAATTGGTGTCCGAGTTAATGACACTAGCTCCTAATAAGCGTAAGTATTATCAACAAGGCGAAAGAGCTATGAAGCTTATTTTATCTGCATCCTAGCCCTTTTTGTCCCCCCGTAAGAATCAAAGATTGATGAAATGGTTTTCTTCACTGCATGGGATTGCAACTCAGCCGTAAATGCTTCATCAAAGTCATTGAATGTAGTTTTATCAATAAATAGTTGCTCTTTGTATTGAGAAATTTGCTCTGTTAATCCTAATACTGTTTCAGTTAAAGCTGACTCGATAGTTGATTGCTCAATATAATCAAAGATTGATAAAATGGCTTTCTTCACTGCATGGGATTGCAACTCAGCCGTAAATGCTTCATCAAAGTCATTGAATGTAGTTTTATCAATAAATAGTTGCTCTTTGTATTGAGATAGTTGCTCTGTTAATCCTAATACTGTTTCAGTTAAAGCTGACTCGATAGCTGATTGCTCAATATAATCAGAGATTGACAAAATTGCTTTCTGATCTGCGTGGGATTGCAACTCAGTCGTCAACGCTGTTTCAAAGTCATTGAATGCAGTTTTAGCTCGAAAGAGTTGTTGCCGATAAATAGATAGTTGTTCTGTTAATTGTGGCAACGTTTCAGCCAAGGCATCATCAACTACTGACTGTTCAATAAAGTCAACGATTGTATTTATGAATCTTTGGCTCTCCACTGCTTGCTCTTTAGGATTCTTCAACAGATTCTCAATAAGCTCATCATCCCGTTGGGGCTGGTAGTCAATAAACTTATGTTTTTGTAAACCTGGGAATGTATAGGCAGGCCCCAAAGATGTGCCGCTGAATTTCTGGTCATTCCACGAGTACGAGATGCCCTTACTTTTACCGTTGCGTGTTAATCCGTGACGAACTTCTACACCTTGTAATTGCAATCGCTCAACCAGTTGCGGCATAGTCGGTTTATCTACTATGGCGCGGTCGATTACTTCAATTAGTTGGGTTTTGATTGACTGTTGTGGCGGCGTGTTTCTCAAACCATGCTCGTATTCTAGTTGTTCCCTTTCGATTCGTCGCTGTTGCCCATAGCTGGGGGCGCGGTTCAGTTTCTCCTTGCTACTTAGAGTTTGCTGTAAACCATATTCTAGTTCTAGCTGTCGAATGATTTTTTCAGAGCGCACATACTCCCAGCTATCGCGGGTAATCTTGCCGTCATCCAAACTGATTCTGCTGGCGCAAATATGTATATGGTCGTGGTTGCGGTCGCTGTGGCGGTAGATGGCATATTGGTTAGCTGTGTAACCCATTTCCTCGATGTACTTGTCGGCTACAAGGCACCAAGTATCATTGTCTAGCTGTTCGCCTGGGCTTAGTGAGAGCGAAACATGGTGAACTACTTTCTCCGCTTCTGGATTAAGTTGTCGAGACAGTCGGAATTCTCTAGCGAGTTCTCTGGCATTTCTGCCAAACATATTGCCGCCAATTAAAGATGACTGCTCTTTGTTTTCAAGATAGTCAAGGAGTCCACGAAAGCTTTTACCCTTGGTTTGGTTGCCAATCATTTTTACTCCCAGTCCTCCTGCTCTCCGTCGTCGTCAATGTCATCGTCATCGGTAATTTCAGTTTCAATTTGGGACAGTTCCCGACCAATTTGTTGTAAGAGTTCTTGTAGCTGTTTTAGTTGTTCTGGATCTGCGGGTGGTCGCAGTCCCATTTTAATAGCTGTATTGGTGGCTCTGGTAAGTTGATTAATATTGTTGCCGATGCGTACTAATTCTCTATAAGTAGCTAGGGTTATTTTGCTCAGTCGTTTGGGCAGTGGTTTTAGTAAAACACTGCGTCTTGTTAATTCAGCTATGCTTAGTCCCGCGTCTTGTGCTTTCAACTTAATCATCTCGTGTTCGATTACGTTGACACGAGCTTCTAATGTCTTGGTACGAAGCAGGTTTTTTGACAGTTTAGGACGCATAACTGAGGGAGGTATGAGAGGGGGTTTCCAAAGCGGGGACACTTCCCCCTTTGGCAAGCCTGTCGTCCGAGCGAAGCGAGGTTTGCCGGAGGCAAAAGGCACGGCTTGCTTCTAGCCAAAATACGGGAGTAGCGAGGTGTCAAGTGCTACGGAGGTACGGGGACACAGCGAGAGACTGGGGGCGAGGGGACAACAGCGTAGCTGGGAGGACGGTTTCGGGTGATTTCGGGTGGGATAAAGAACGATAACAGCGTAGCTGAAACCTCATGATTATATCAGTGTTTGCTGAATCACAGCGACGGCGTAGCTGGAGTGTCTTGGCTATAGTCAGCAACAGTCAACATCGGGGGAACATAGAAACAGCGTAGGTGAAACTTGCTTCTAATCTGGAGTTATACTTTTTTGAAAACGCTACTTTTGCCCCCAATTAG belongs to Nostoc sp. KVJ3 and includes:
- a CDS encoding toprim domain-containing protein, which gives rise to MTAELQSHAEKIAILSISDYVEQSTVESALTETVLELTQQLSQYKEELITAKTTFNDLDAVLANELQSYLEKRAISSISDYIEQSAVESALTQTVLELTQQLSQYKEELITAKTTFNDLDAVLANELQSYLEKRAISSISDYIEQSTVESALTETVLELTQQLSQNQQQLSAGRTIFDDLEAAIVYLEQLHRSQKPVDAIALNQTPTITTDEPKLTPNQTAELYEYYSADLQNLLVTDRDKEIAIRALLDDKPAQDVEEIIFASPAGWTIDEAKALVLIANNQLAHLQEQPQFVPPPEDESKRQVLQYYLTQKRAITNFLVQPLQRQGLGYIDQQAQVVFIKRGLDGSKSGALVWDTARIDNRCTEYPENSDGLRPAGGDRSPGWFHFKLGGEPDDKIERVYLCSSPIDALTMAEIDRNAHKGQPPVRTMYMAVDDQDNLPFELLRNISRIGLAFNNDDLGNEAAQVVQEMLPQAKRIAPKGLSWNEVFVRERQQQQEMLEQKQRGRGFSR
- a CDS encoding glycosyltransferase family 2 protein, which translates into the protein MKSHRVCPARSTHPSHSRQTYWYRPAIHGAVAATTGDYIGWVDSDDILAPTALEQTISILNNHPLVGLVYTDYQLMDEQGNLYGIGQRCQIPYSKERLLVDFMIFHFRLIRRTVYEQVGGIDPNFTYAEEYDLCLKLSEVTEFYHIAQPLYYYRRHSGNLTNQQFEPIRWSQKAINNALKRRGLDSQYELSMQVVAHFTIKSKHRSQNTSNSPQQILNSPTTVSIIIPTYNRKHYLKYALDSVCCQTYTDYEIIVVDDGSTDGTADWIQTHYPQVKLLQIPTNTGAAAARNLGIKNALGQFIAFLDSDDQWLPDYLQHQIDTLKQTPTAVLSYCNYIAITSVDHKGDQMSLSPSHPDDLIFSMLWRCFIHTLSQVVVPKSVFQTVGLLNEQLKGCHDWEFYLRLFAHGSPVHIPKYLVRKRWLPDSIVTQSNCTGWLANGLQVLEEFYRRPANACYSDLRPTIETHFRTTVEQFKSYIFPAFNQNQSQSITASLVSIIISSDNARRFAACLHSCQQQIYQNLEIIIVEHDSTEDLSEISRQFASTTKGRVILTQCQQPGASSAYNQGLALATGDYIQWLDGSDELTKEKIALQVAALEQNRQFDIAYGDWQWCFYQNEQCQLRIAFAFQQNDDERMQRLMHNWQPLHAFLIRRSTAVRLQELQVWNDPQTQLDADREYLTLAAMVGFRFLHVQNSTVLYNHFSSSQIILSDSYVLRVERLKQMFLRFQYHATMQPLGEITEQHWFLLKQSWDLWKLAPVTLERHGEEAFFLQHSQKELGIPLNLAQARIVSALYKSEQACTLEDHARQIVRMFWKQIVQQPGGEAKNVAAELTRWVGLAHPETSDSSPRQLGHTGSQSTSLLQASIDAIPLSAPLFVEQQLAVLYVLDKLRTAGMLNQVSAPQSEINQSMPAR
- a CDS encoding IS4 family transposase is translated as MLPEFYETNLKRELGRAEYLLLKILINLLQSIKTVSLEALATGLPIPILFESRRKKIQRFLSLNYINVEEIWFPIIKSWLEIYFPLNQVVYLVIDRTNWGCINLLMISVVWDKRSIPIYFELLGKLGSSNFDEQEAVFKKALPIFKNYKTVVLGDREFCSIKLANWLTEQKVYFCLRLKKDAFIEIEPEIWLQLRDLGLAPGLSFFYQGIKYTKSTGFITFNLAGKWKRKRFGVAPEEAWFILTNLDDLDSAIIAYKQRFDIEEMFRDFKSGGYNLEDTNVSGQRLISLILLISLAYTSATISGQKIKRMGVQKYVGRIKESLRTIRRHSSFYIGLYGSNWVNFMENSYELVSELMTLAPNKRKYYQQGERAMKLILSAS
- a CDS encoding glycosyltransferase family 2 protein encodes the protein MKKSVSIVITVYNRENYLAAAIKSVLAQTWSDLELLIWDDGSTDRSVEIASSMPSKINASES